A DNA window from Molothrus ater isolate BHLD 08-10-18 breed brown headed cowbird chromosome 2, BPBGC_Mater_1.1, whole genome shotgun sequence contains the following coding sequences:
- the PGM2L1 gene encoding LOW QUALITY PROTEIN: glucose 1,6-bisphosphate synthase (The sequence of the model RefSeq protein was modified relative to this genomic sequence to represent the inferred CDS: substituted 1 base at 1 genomic stop codon) translates to MGDCGAPGDVNSNVLVSRSTGDAQLDKAVWQWLSWDKNQKTKEQIESLLQDGKHRELRERLCCRLSFGTAGLRSAMGAGFCYINDLTVIQSTQGIYKYLERNFSDFKQRGFVVGYDTRGQVTSNCSSKKLAKLTAAVLLAKDVLVYFFSTYVPTPFVPYAVQQLGAVAGVMITASHNRKEDNGYKVYWENGAQITSPHDKEIIKCIEECVEPWNGSWNENLVDTSPLRQDPLKKICDSYMEDLTKICYHRELNAQSSLKFVHTSFHGVGHDYVQLAFQAFGFQPPIPVPEQKDPDPDFSTVKCPNPEEGESVLELSLRLAEKEGAKIVVATDPDADRLAVAEQQEKXRPWKVFTGNELAALFGWWMFSCWKQNCSQDADVSNVYMLATTVSSKILRAIALKEGFHFEETLPGFKWIGSRVKNLLDNGKEVLFAFEESIGFMCGTSVLDKDGVSAAVVIAEMATYLQSQGLTLAQKLVDIYEMYGYHISKTSYFLCYDPATIKRIFERLRNFEGPESYPKCCGAYSILHVRDITTGYDSSQLNHKSVLPVSKSSQMITFTFQNGCVATLRTSGTEPKIKYYAEMCALPGHSDRSVLEEELQKLIEALIENFLEPVKNGLTWRSA, encoded by the exons ATGGGCGACTGCGGTGCGCCCGGGGACGTGAACTCGAACGTGCTGGTGTCCCGCAGCACCGGGGACGCGCAGCTGGACAAGGCCGTGTGGCAGTGGCTCAGCTGGGACAAG AACCAGAAGACGAAGGAGCAGATTGAGAGCCTGCTGCAGGACGGGAAGCACCGGGAGCTGCGCGAGCGCCTGTGCTGCCGGCTGAGCTTCGGCACGGCCGGGCTGCGCTCGGCCATGGGGGCTGGCTTCTGCTACATCAACGACCTCACCGTCATCCAGTCCACACAG gggATCTACAAGTACCTGGAGAGGAACTTTTCAGACTTTAAGCAGAGAGGCTTTGTTGTTGGATATGACACACGAGGTCAGGTCACCAGCAACTGCAGCAGTAAGAA GCTTGCAAAGCTCACTGCAGCGGTCCTGCTGGCAAAAGATGTGCTTGTGTACTTCTTCTCCACCTATGTCCCTACCCCCTTTGTG CCCTACGCCGTGCAGCAGCTGGGCGCCGTGGCTGGGGTGATGATCACAGCCTCCCACAACCGCAAGGAGGACAACGGCTACAAG GTTTATTGGGAAAATGGAGCACAGATCACCTCTCCTCACGATAAGGAAATTATAAAATGCATAGAAGAGTGTGTGGAGCCATGGAATGGCTCTTGGAACGAAAATCTGGTGGACACCAGTCCCCTCAGGCAGGATCCTCTGAAGAAAATTTGTGACAGCTACATGGAGGACCTGACCAAGATCTGCTATCATAG ggagctgaatGCGCAGAGCAGTCTGAAGTTTGTGCACACATCCTTCCACGGCGTCGGCCACGACTACGTGCAGCTCGCTTTCCAAGCCTTTGGCTTCCAGCCCCCCATCCCAGTTCCTGAGCAGAAAGATCCAGACCCCGACTTCTCCACTGTCAAGTGCCCCAATCCTGAGGAAGGAGAATCTGTGCTG GAGCTGTCACTGAGGCTGGCAGAGAAAGAAGGTGCCAAAATAGTGGTGGCCACTGATCCAGATGCAGATAGACTGGCAGTggcagaacagcaggaaaagtga CGGCCCTGGAAGGTGTTCACGGGCAATGAGCTGGCGGCCTTGTTTGGCTGGTGGATGTTCTCCTGCTGGAAGCAGAACTGCTCCCAGGATGCTGACGTGAGCAATGTCTACATGCTGGCAACCACGGTCTCCTCCAAGATCTTGAGGGCAATTGCCCTTAAAGAGGGGTTTCACTTTGAG GAAACACTCCCTGGTTTTAAATGGATTGGAAGCAGAGTGAAGAATCTCCTAGACAATGGAAAAGAAGTTCTCTTTGCATTTGAGGAGTCTATTG gCTTCATGTGTGGCACATCAGTGCTGGATAAGGATGGAGTGAGTGCAGCTGTGGTCATTGCAGAAATGGCAACTtacctgcagagccagggcctgACCCTGGCACAGAAACTCGTTGACATTTATGAAAT GTATGGGTATCACATCTCCAAGACCTCCTATTTCCTGTGCTATGACCCTGCCACCATCAAGAGGATATTTGAGAGGCTGCGGAACTTCGAGGGCCCCGAGTCGTACCCCAAGTGCTGTGGGGCTTACAGCATCCTGCACGTCAGGGACATCACCACAGGCTATGACAGCAGCCAGCTGAACCACAAGTCT GTGCTGCCAGTGAGCAAGAGCAGCCAGATGATCACCTTCACCTTCCAGAACGGCTGCGTGGCCACGCTGCGCACGAGCGGCACCGAGCCCAAGATCAAGTACTACGCCGAGATGTGTGCTCTGCCCGGGCACAG tgacagaagCGTGCTGGAAgaagagctgcagaagctgATAGAGGCTCTGATTGAGAATTTCCTGGAGCCTGTCAAGAACGGGCTGACCTGGCGCTCTGCGTAG